From a region of the Haloferax volcanii DS2 genome:
- a CDS encoding ABC transporter ATP-binding protein — translation MSDDPLLSVSGLHKYFTQNDGFIDRLLGADETVKAVNGVSFDIERGETLGLVGESGSGKSTTARSVLRLDEPTKGTVSYDGTDLTALSDREMTEMRKRIQIVFQDPASSLNRRKTVGQIIKQPMEIHGLYEGERDARVDELMETVGLPPQYSNRYPHEFSGGQRQRVGIARALAVDPDFIVADEPVSALDVSIQAQILNLLDDLQEEFDLTLLFIAHDLSVIRHVCDRVAVMYLGEIVELADADELFSNPQHPYTRALLGAIPQPVPELARQRQVLEGEVPSPLDPPSGCSFNPRCPAATEECTSVDPTLDDVAGATGGHKAACIHVDEFETGAGVPSAAQGVDERFSIENFDAEPTLVTDGRGDDDR, via the coding sequence ATGAGCGACGACCCGCTGTTGTCCGTCTCGGGACTCCACAAGTATTTCACGCAGAACGACGGCTTCATCGACCGCCTGCTCGGAGCCGACGAGACGGTGAAAGCCGTCAACGGCGTCTCCTTCGATATCGAGCGCGGCGAGACGCTCGGACTCGTCGGCGAGTCCGGCTCCGGCAAGTCGACGACTGCGCGGTCGGTCCTCCGGCTGGACGAACCGACGAAAGGGACAGTCAGCTACGACGGCACCGACCTGACGGCGCTGTCGGACCGGGAGATGACGGAGATGCGAAAGCGCATCCAAATCGTCTTCCAAGACCCCGCGTCGAGCCTCAACCGCCGGAAGACCGTCGGCCAAATCATCAAACAGCCGATGGAGATTCACGGCCTCTACGAGGGCGAACGCGACGCCCGCGTGGACGAACTTATGGAGACGGTCGGCCTGCCGCCGCAGTACTCCAACCGCTATCCCCACGAGTTCTCCGGCGGCCAGCGCCAGCGCGTCGGCATCGCCCGCGCGCTCGCGGTCGACCCGGACTTCATCGTCGCCGACGAACCCGTCTCCGCGCTCGACGTGTCGATTCAGGCGCAGATTCTCAACCTCCTCGACGATTTGCAGGAGGAGTTCGACCTGACGCTTCTGTTCATCGCCCACGACCTCAGCGTGATTCGCCACGTCTGCGACCGCGTCGCCGTGATGTACCTCGGAGAAATCGTCGAACTCGCGGACGCCGACGAGCTGTTTTCGAACCCGCAGCACCCCTACACGCGGGCGCTGTTGGGCGCGATTCCCCAGCCGGTGCCCGAACTCGCCCGGCAACGACAGGTGCTCGAAGGCGAGGTGCCCTCGCCGCTCGACCCGCCGTCGGGCTGTTCGTTCAACCCGCGGTGCCCCGCGGCGACCGAGGAGTGCACGTCGGTCGACCCGACGCTGGACGACGTGGCGGGCGCGACCGGCGGCCACAAGGCCGCCTGCATCCACGTCGACGAGTTCGAGACCGGGGCGGGCGTCCCGAGCGCCGCGCAGGGCGTCGACGAGCGGTTCAGCATCGAGAACTTCGACGCCGAGCCGACGCTCGTCACCGACGGCCGGGGTGACGACGACAGATGA